In the Colius striatus isolate bColStr4 chromosome W, bColStr4.1.hap1, whole genome shotgun sequence genome, one interval contains:
- the LOC133628649 gene encoding MLV-related proviral Env polyprotein-like, with the protein MTLEVVTGRGLCIGNIPKDKEGICIKNTITQESGYLIPPNGTKWICTRTGLTPCVSLAVFDRSADLCVAVVIFPRIYIHTDEEITLYKENQWHHTKREPISTITIATLVSLGLIGAGTGTAALISSKAEINTMRQVIDDDLLRIEKSISALESSLTSLSEVVLQNRRGLDLLFLQQGGLCVALREECCFYADHTGVVRDSMAELRKRLKERKREREKNQNWYESWFSYTPWLTTLISTIAGPLILLLLALIIRPCIFNRIVGIIAEQVKKII; encoded by the exons ATGACCCTGGAAGTTGTAACTGGACGTGGGCTATGTATAGGAAATATTCCAAAGGATAAAGAGGggatttgtattaaaaatacgATCACCCAGGAAAGCGGCTATTTAATACCCCCAAACGGAACTAAATGGATATGTACCCGTACCGGACTAACCCCGTGTGTGTCACTTGCGGTATTCGATAGAAGTGCCGACCTTTGTGTAGCCGTAGTTATCTTCCCTAGGATATATATTCATACAGATGAGGAGATAACTCTCTATAAAGAAAACCAGTGGCATCATACAAAACGGGAACCCATCTCAACCATTACCATAGCAACCTTAGTGAGTTTAGGGTTAATTGGAGCAGGAACCGGAACTGCTGCACTCATTTCTTCTAAGGCGGAAATTAATACGATGAGGCAAGTAATAGATGATGACCTATTAAGAATTGAGAAATCTATTTCAGCCTTAGAATCATCACTGACTTCTTTATCTGAAGTAGTACTACAAAATAGGAGGGGCTTAGATCTCTTATTTTTGCAACAAGGAGGTTTGTGTGTAGCCTTAAGAGAAGAgtgctgtttttatgcagatcacACTGGGGTGGTTAGGGATTCAATGGCTGAATTAAGAAAGAGGCTCAAGGAAAGAAAacgagagagagaaaaaaaccaaaactggtATGAATCTTGGTTTTCCTATACCCCTTGGTTGACTACATTAATATCCACCATAGCGGGACCTCTGATACTACTATTATTGGCCCTAATCATCAGACCGTGTATTTTTAACCGAATCGTAGGAATTATAGCGGAACAAGTAAAGAAG ATAATCTAG